A DNA window from Pseudorasbora parva isolate DD20220531a chromosome 5, ASM2467924v1, whole genome shotgun sequence contains the following coding sequences:
- the LOC137074942 gene encoding zinc finger protein 235-like: MAFIKQESEDIRIEEVFSVKHEETEEQTDLKALKEESQVLNETEEKYQIKKRHDFTTEEEPFSRSQSKKTSSRKRAQKTKSHFACQKCGKTFNQNRNLQIHMRIHTGEKPFTCQQCGKSFTQKQSLTAHMRIHTGENPFTCQQCGKTFNQNRNLKIHMRIHTGEKPFTCQQCGKSFTQKPSLKAHMRVHTGENPYTCQQCGKRFNRKGNLTVHLKVHTGESAFICQQCGKSFTQKGSLKVHMRIHTGEKPFTCQHCGNGFIRIGSLKSHMKIHTEEKPFVCPQCEKSFKHKATLNAHMRIHTGEKPFVCGQCGKSFRFTVTLNHHMRIHSKVKCFICHQCGKNFIDRTQLKNHVKIHIGEKPHMCLHCGKTCKNKANLEVHIRVHTGEKPFTCPHCGKGFALKGNLEVHIRLHTGAKPYKCLQCEKSFTYHRELKIHSQTHSGKKLQGSECGKKLTRESTFKHSGGRQFNFEQCNKQMLFPLLQIHVKTRANVRPYSCSLCRKRFKWPSSLKWHQKTCAKSKTRSHRS; the protein is encoded by the exons ATGGCATTTATTAAACAGGAGAGTGAAGACATAAGGATTGAAGAAGTTTTTAGTGtgaaacatgaagaaactgaggagCAAACAG ACCTGAAGGCACTGAAAGAAGAGAGCCAAGTACTGAATGAAACAGAAGAAAAATACCAGATTAAGAAACGTCATGATTTCACAACTGAAGAAGAACCTTTCAGTCGCTCACAGAGTAAAAAGACTTCATCACGAAAAAGAGCTCAAAAGACTAAAAGTCATTTTGCATGCCAAAAGTGTGGAAAGACTTTCAATCAAAATAGAAACCTTCAaatccacatgagaattcacaccggagagaagccgttcacttgccaacagtgtggaaagagtttcactcaaaaACAAAGTCTTACAgcccacatgagaattcacactggagagaatccattcacctgccaacagtgcgGAAAGACTTTCAATCAAAATAGAAACCTTAAaatccacatgagaattcacactggagaaaagccATTCACTtgtcaacagtgtggaaagagtttcactcaaaaACCAAGTCTTAAAgcccacatgagagttcacactggagagaatcCATACACCTGCCAACAATGTGGAAAAAGGTTCAATCGAAAAGGAAACCTGACAGTCCACTTGaaagttcacactggagagagtgCATTcatctgccaacagtgtggaaagagtttcactcagaAAGGAAGCCTTAAggtccacatgagaattcacacaggAGAGAAGCCTTTTACCTGCCAACACTGTGGAAATGGTTTCATTCGAATAGGAAGCCTTAAAAGCCACATGAAAATTCACACTGAAGAGAAGCCCTTCGTCTGTCCTCAATGTGAAAAGAGTTTTAAACATAAAGCAACTCTTAATGCCCACATgcgaattcacactggagagaagccttttgTATGTggtcagtgtggaaagagtttcagatTTACTGTAACCCTTAATCACCACATGAGGATTCACTCAAAAGTGAAATGTTTTATATGCCATCAGTGTGGAAAGAATTTCATAGACAGGACCCAGCTTAAGAATCATGTAAAAATTCACATTGGAGAGAAGCCTCACATGTGCCTTCACTGTGGAAAGACTTGCAAAAACAAAGCTAATCTTGAGGTTCACataagagttcacactggagagaagccgttcacctGCCCTCATTGTGGAAAGGGTTTCGCTCTCAAAGGAAACCTTGAGGTTCACATTAGGCTTCACACCGGAGCGAAGCCGTACAAGTGTCttcagtgtgaaaagagtttTACATATCATAGAGAACTGAAAATTCATTCGCAAACTCATTCAGGAAAGAAATTACAAGGTTCTGAGTGTGGAAAGAAGTTAACGAGAGAAAGCACTTTCAAACATTCTGGAGGAAGGCAGTTTAATTTTGAACAGTGTAATAAACAAATGTTGTTCCCACTCTTACAGATACATGTGAAAACTCGTGCAAATGTGAGACCATATTCTTGTTCTCTTTGTAGAAAGAGGTTTAAATGGCCCAGCAGTTTAAAATGGCACCAGAAAACCTGTGCGAAATCAAAGACACGTTCACACCGCAGTTGA
- the LOC137074944 gene encoding uncharacterized protein has translation MQIHPWTSLVYQDRSAATNVHETDPVVVAGISQTQLNSESQKSSPTVIRVQNSTSGEKTERQQLDTKPLFRCSDFKKDNYYAVFYDRTYYIGRVTDHCLCVET, from the exons ATGCAGATCCATCCCTGGACATCTCTGGTATATCAG GATCGAAGTGCTGCAACAAATGTACATGAGACTGACCCTGTTGTTGTAGCTGGCATCTCCCAAACACAGTTGAACAGTGAGTCTCAG AAGTCCAGTCCTACAGTCATTAGAGTGCAAAACAGCACAAGTGGAGAGAAGACAGAAAGACAGCAGCTAGATACAAAGCCGCTGTTCAGAT GTTCAGACTTCAAAAAGGACAACTATTACGCTGTGTTTTATGACCGTACCTATTACATAGGAAGAGTAACCGATCACTGTCTCTGTGTAGAAACTTGA